From Rhodococcus sp. B7740:
GTACACCTCCATCGCAACACGGGTCGACGAGGTGATTCAGCCGTACACCAATGCGCTGCTTCGAGATCCGGGAGCGCACAACATCGTGGTGCAGGACGTGTGCCCCGATACCGAGGTAGCGCACTTCACGTTCACCTACGATCCCACGGCGCTGCGGCTGGCGCTCAACGCCCTCGACCCGGCGAACGCGCGTCCCCCGACCTGCGTACCGGTGCCGCTGGGAGCCGGAATCCTCGACGTCGTCCTCGCCAGCCACTGATCCTCAGGTCAGGAGCTGATACGCCCTGAGCCCGACGTACAGTTCGGCGGCCTGGATCGGATCACGGAAGTCGCGACCGGTGAGCTCGGCGATTCGACGTAGCCGATACAACACCGTGTTCCGGTGGTAGTGCAGCGATTCGGCGGCATCGCGGGTGGAACCGCCGCAGGAGAACCAGGCGTCGAGAGTATCGAGCAGGCTCTGCCGTTCGGCTCGCGGCAACGCCAGCAGATCGCCGAGTATCTGACGGGAGGCGATCCGGCCCGATTTCGGATCGCGGACCAGCAGTAGCGGCACCGGCACCGAGTCGTAGCGCACCGGTGCGGGCGGTGATGCCTCGCTCGAGGTGCACGACCGCGCCAGCCGGGCCTGGCCTACGGCGTCACCGATACCCGACGGCGACCGGAACACCGAGCTCACCCCGACCCGCCCCGGACACAGCTCGCTCAGCGTGACCACAGCGGAGTCGATCTCCGATTCCGTTGCGGCACAGATGAGCCCGACGGTACCGTCCACCTCGGCGTCCCACACCGATTCGGCACCCGCGGTACGGAGGCGGGCGATCAATCCGTCGATCCCCATCGCTGCGGTCAACGGCTCCTGCGACACCACCGCGAAGTAGCCGTGGTCGGGAATGCGGAACGTTCGCAACGCGTCCGCCGCCGCAGTCGGATTCGCGCCGTGATCGGCGAAGAGCACACGGATGAGGCGTCCACGAGCTTCGGCGCTTTCGCGCGCACGCATGTCGGCGCTCTCTCGATAGGCTTCCGCTGCCTCGTCGGAGTACACGTCGACCAACGCCCAGACCTGAGCGGCCATGTCCAGCAGCGCATGACTCGCCCGGCCGTCCGAGCGTTCCATCAACTCGTCCCAGACCAACCTGCCGCCCAGCCGAAAGGCGTGCAGCAGGGCAGCCAGCGGTACCCCCTGCTCGGCCTTGAGCCGGCCCGCGTCCCGCGCCGACTCGAGCCGCATGGGAGCACGACCGGACAGCTTGCCCAACATCGAGGCCAGATTGCTCCGCGACGCCTCGTAGAGCTGCTCGGTGGTGAGCAGCGTCGATTCGAGGTAGGCGTGCTCGGCCCCCAGGATGCGTCGCACCAGCTCGGTCGCGAGATCGTCGACGCCGTCGAGCATCGTCGCGGCCAGATCGGTCGGTGACGGATGCACATCGAACTCGGTCGCGGTCATGACCGAACTCTAGCCGTACCCGTGTAAGCCACGCCACAGCGAAATTGTGCGGTGGCACAAACTGTCGCATCCGATTGAGGCCCCCGGCCCATAGCGTCCCGCGCCCGAGTGCGACCACAATCACAGTGAAGCCGTGTACCCGAACGACGAGTGGAGCCGAGAAGTTGACCAGCGACGTCACCCCACACCTGCAATCCGTACCGACGACGGGACCCACCGAGGCAGTCGACTCCGCACTCGCCGATCTGTCCGCGGGAGAGAAGAACTGGGAACGCCTCACCCTGGCCGAACGCCGAGCGCTCCTCGAACGTGTGCATGCGCTGACCACAGCTCACGCGCAGGAGTGGGTAACGGCGGCAACGTCGATCAAGGGACTCGACGCCTCGTCCAGCCTCGTCGGAGAGGAATGGCTGTCGGGTCCGTACTCGTTCCTCAACGGACTCGGCACCGTGGCGCACACACTCGCGGCGCTCGAAGCAGGCACCAGCCCACTGGCCGGTGCGAAGTTCGGAACGGCACCCGGTGGGCGCACGACGGTGTCGGTGCTGCCCCTCAACATCTTCGAGCGACTCCTGCTCAACGGGTTCAGCGCCGAGGTGTGGCTGAAGCCCGGAATCGACCGTGCAACCGCACAGCGGACCGCGGGTCTCGCCCAGCTCGACCCCACCCGCACCGCAGGCATCGGAGTGGTTCTCGGCGCAGGCAACATCACCTCGATCGCGCCGCTGGACGCGTTGTACGAACTGATCGCGTTCAACCGGGTCGTCGCACTCAAGCTCAACCCCATCATGGATCCGCTGCTGCCCGTGTTCGAG
This genomic window contains:
- a CDS encoding PucR family transcriptional regulator, producing the protein MTATEFDVHPSPTDLAATMLDGVDDLATELVRRILGAEHAYLESTLLTTEQLYEASRSNLASMLGKLSGRAPMRLESARDAGRLKAEQGVPLAALLHAFRLGGRLVWDELMERSDGRASHALLDMAAQVWALVDVYSDEAAEAYRESADMRARESAEARGRLIRVLFADHGANPTAAADALRTFRIPDHGYFAVVSQEPLTAAMGIDGLIARLRTAGAESVWDAEVDGTVGLICAATESEIDSAVVTLSELCPGRVGVSSVFRSPSGIGDAVGQARLARSCTSSEASPPAPVRYDSVPVPLLLVRDPKSGRIASRQILGDLLALPRAERQSLLDTLDAWFSCGGSTRDAAESLHYHRNTVLYRLRRIAELTGRDFRDPIQAAELYVGLRAYQLLT